In Vanessa atalanta chromosome 17, ilVanAtal1.2, whole genome shotgun sequence, one DNA window encodes the following:
- the LOC125070647 gene encoding uncharacterized protein LOC125070647, with protein sequence MEVLFKIDFKSLSHWKEVIEKINVAQIEYKEKLLKAKKRKYEIVKKLYIQNYRVSPFELTQKLARTANLWKEFYSNVKKHKESSKIEDSVLSLRNVTVDGDEEIVPEEIDTKSNGHPNSEVIQSKDPIILRTEEEQDSKSNSPRLLPANICTNPHKILSSIETNYIALSYKESKNVHKDSKSDTTNEIGTKNAEEILHIPIIGQFEKSKSVNITETVNIPQVYMWQVNAKCGYPKGIVQIQLYGNTAYDLYIRKKNIDFINEFEDSRSIGSHNVTLTTESLMQKITDVDTDTQKNTLLSSKVLDVNNENETITTFDVVTLVLNDILNLVYEPFIFKKTYFRLFPKSKRGVLVYFTKAKYVGYHHRYYEFVFCDSDDKSFTKTIKIFAEVLPHPILIHPALLDMSQSPVIFGQCQDHFTIINTHKVFPVTITIKTTNKMDKIFQIMPRVTAILPQSNIKFKVTFCKENINVAEMYDIMAYFTIKIIINGDSSIYKDVPPFYYEIIAPCAKELIRIYQKQNLLNELSE encoded by the exons ATGGAAgtactatttaaaattgattttaaatcgtTGTCACATTGGAAAGAagttattgaaaaaattaacgTTGCTCAGattgaatataaagaaaaacttttaaaagcAAAGAAACGTAAAtatgaaatagtaaaaaaactttatatacaaaattatagagTTTCGCCATTTGAATTAACACAAAAGCTTGCAAGAACGGCTAACTTGTGGAAGGAATTTTATAGCAATGTGAAAAAACATAAGGAATCTTCTAAGATAGAAGATTCAGTTCTGTCCTTGCGTAATGTTACTGTTGATGGAGACGAAGAAATTGTTCCTGAAGAAATAGACACTAAATCAAACGGTCACCCCAATTCGGAAGTGATACAATCAAAGGATCCAATCATTTTAAGGACAGAGGAAGAGCAAGATTCTAAGTCGAATAGCCCTCGTTTACTTCCAGCTAACATTTGCACAAACccacataaaatattatcatctatTGAGACTAATTATATTGCTTTAAGCTATAAAGAAAGTAAAAATGTTCATAAGGATTCTAAATCGGATACAACCAACGA aaTTGGAACTAAAAACGCTGAAGAAATTCTTCACATTCCAATCATTGGacaatttgaaaaaagtaaatcTGTAAATATTACTGAAACTGTAAACATTCCTCAAGTTTATATGTGGCAAGTTAATGCAAAATGTGGATACCCAAAAGGAATTgttcaaattcaattatatgGCAATACAGCATATGATTTATACATAAGGAAAAAGaacatagattttataaatgaatttgaagATTCACGTAGTATTGGATCGCATAATGTCACTCTTACTACGGAGagtttaatgcaaaaaataacTGATGTTGATACTGATACACAAAAGAATACGCTTTTGTCTTCTAAGGTATTGGATGTAAACAACGaaaatgaaacaataacaaCTTTTGATGTCGTAACACTTGTGCTGAACGACATACTTAACCTTGTATATgaaccatttatttttaagaagacATATTTTCGATTATTTCCCAAATCAAAAAGAGGAGTTCTCGTCTACTTTACCAAAGCAAAGTATGTTGGTTACCACCATAGATATTACGAGTTTGTATTTTGTGACTCAGATGATAAAAGTTTTACTAAAACGATCAAAATTTTTGCTGAAGTTCTACCACATCCTATTTTAATACATCCGGCTTTACTGGATATGTCACAATCACCTGTGATATTTGGCCAATGCCAAGATCATTTTACGATTATCAATACACACAAAGTTTTCCctgttacaataacaataaaaaccacTAATAAAATGGACAAGATATTTCAAATCATGCCCAGAGTTACAGCGATTCTTCcgcaatcaaatataaaatttaaagttacattttgtaaagaaaatataaacgtCGCAGAAATGTATGATATAATGGCGTACTTTacaattaagataattattaatggTGACAGTTCGATCTACAAAGATGTTCCTccgttttattatgaaataatagctCCATGTGCTAAAGAATTAATTCGAATTtaccaaaaacaaaatttattaaatgaactaTCAGAATAA